A window of Rhizobium acidisoli contains these coding sequences:
- a CDS encoding glycosyltransferase family 2 protein, whose amino-acid sequence MVEISVIIPTHNRAAMLRSLLSKLDAQREGTPAFEILVVADGCEDDTSTMLSSLRIRVPLRTLTLPGVGPALARNAGSQVASGRLLIFLDDDIEPGENFVRAHFVEHQRHPGGVVMGPYPPLPHIAKDRFRLSARAWWTRHFERVSRPGHQFAFTDVLTGNLSLNAELFHAMGGLDPQFARAREDFEFGLRLIKKGVPIRFAPDALGYHLEHQTTTLTGKMVRRYQEGRSDALMARKHPDIQRLLAIHRFTGRKGRKRRLQRAIATRVGSVLDPLVKAGPRILQMLEKAGLRRLYEKVERQCNGYHYLRGAAEVLGEDWRLPPDPTASTNEIDVLEVNLDQGLEAAEAMLAERRPLAARIMNGTVHVGDMGHRIGAEPWDARHFRPWLNRQAIHRYLPVALAEWQGQPISASPNLSDFTLNTLNNPSFHAHMIEQHVQWMEAKLRSALYDNRSKS is encoded by the coding sequence GTGGTTGAAATCAGCGTTATCATACCAACGCATAATCGTGCTGCCATGCTGAGATCGCTTTTAAGCAAGCTCGACGCTCAGCGAGAGGGGACCCCAGCATTCGAGATCCTGGTTGTGGCGGACGGGTGTGAGGACGACACGTCGACAATGCTATCGTCGCTTCGTATCCGCGTTCCGCTTCGTACCCTGACGTTGCCGGGCGTCGGTCCGGCACTCGCCCGCAATGCGGGGTCGCAGGTCGCGAGCGGCCGTTTATTGATCTTCCTTGATGACGACATTGAGCCGGGGGAAAACTTCGTTCGGGCGCACTTCGTTGAACATCAGCGCCACCCTGGAGGCGTAGTGATGGGCCCGTACCCGCCACTTCCGCACATTGCAAAGGATCGCTTCCGCCTCAGCGCGCGCGCGTGGTGGACGAGGCATTTCGAGCGTGTCTCCCGCCCTGGACATCAGTTCGCCTTTACCGATGTGCTGACAGGAAACCTTTCGCTGAATGCAGAACTATTTCATGCAATGGGCGGGCTCGATCCTCAATTCGCCCGGGCACGAGAAGACTTCGAATTTGGTCTGCGCTTGATCAAAAAAGGAGTTCCAATTCGTTTTGCTCCTGACGCATTGGGCTATCATCTCGAACATCAAACGACGACACTCACCGGAAAGATGGTGCGCAGGTATCAAGAGGGACGCTCCGATGCCTTGATGGCTCGCAAGCACCCCGACATACAGCGGCTGCTCGCGATCCATCGGTTTACCGGAAGGAAAGGGCGGAAGAGGCGTCTGCAAAGGGCCATCGCTACCCGCGTCGGTTCTGTCCTTGACCCCCTCGTCAAGGCTGGCCCCCGCATCCTCCAAATGTTGGAAAAGGCTGGCCTTCGCAGGCTCTATGAAAAGGTGGAGCGACAGTGCAATGGATATCATTATCTTCGCGGCGCCGCGGAAGTGTTAGGCGAGGATTGGCGGCTTCCGCCGGATCCGACAGCTTCCACTAATGAAATCGACGTGCTCGAGGTCAATCTGGACCAAGGCCTTGAGGCAGCCGAAGCTATGCTGGCGGAACGCCGACCCCTCGCTGCTCGTATCATGAATGGGACGGTACACGTCGGCGACATGGGTCACCGGATCGGCGCCGAACCGTGGGACGCACGGCATTTCCGTCCGTGGCTGAACCGCCAGGCAATACATAGATATCTTCCTGTGGCGCTTGCCGAATGGCAGGGTCAGCCGATCAGCGCCTCTCCGAATTTGTCCGACTTCACATTGAATACTCTCAATAACCCGAGTTTCCACGCGCATATGATCGAACAGCACGTCCAATGGATGGAGGCGAAACTGCGTTCAGCACTCTATGACAACAGGAGTAAATCGTAG
- a CDS encoding glycosyltransferase family 2 protein codes for MRLAVRDIDILDLPPDFEPTDDYQGALVLIRVAGRPCGQAVIAFDTDGGKMPIKDRILSAASSSVFEAWLRHRLALPDPSPAPSQLPKASVVICTRDRTEDLERCLTGLLAMPDKADILVVDNAPSNEATRDLVGRFDTVRYLREPRPGLDVARNTALRNTEADVVAFIDDDAVPDPLWLRTLLRNFEDPLVLAVTGLTMAAELETDSQIAFQHFGGFCRGFRRQVYDAYNLDPFTGWHAGAGVNMALRRTIVDAVGWFDEALDAGTLSLAGGDTDMFRRVLEAGYRIIYDPEALNWHRHRRSSKELQQQMYGYEVASFAILTKALLFEGNPRAIPRMFRSYSRLLRRLFQARPTHQFSLPYNDALTQVRGAVSGPVRYLRARVRARAGEAGHKRG; via the coding sequence ATGCGCCTTGCGGTTCGAGACATCGATATTCTTGACCTTCCGCCAGATTTTGAACCGACCGATGACTATCAGGGTGCGCTTGTGCTGATCCGGGTCGCCGGTCGTCCGTGCGGCCAGGCTGTGATCGCCTTCGACACCGATGGCGGCAAGATGCCAATTAAGGACAGGATTCTGTCTGCGGCCAGTTCGTCGGTCTTCGAAGCCTGGCTGAGACATCGGCTGGCCCTCCCTGACCCGTCGCCTGCTCCAAGTCAGCTGCCGAAAGCGTCCGTAGTGATCTGCACGCGCGATCGTACCGAAGATCTGGAACGCTGCCTCACCGGGCTTTTGGCTATGCCGGATAAGGCTGATATTCTAGTCGTCGACAATGCCCCATCGAACGAGGCCACGCGAGATTTAGTCGGGCGCTTCGACACTGTGAGATATCTGCGTGAACCGCGTCCTGGTCTTGACGTCGCGCGCAATACTGCCCTTCGCAACACAGAAGCAGACGTTGTCGCCTTCATCGACGACGACGCGGTTCCCGACCCGCTATGGCTTAGAACCTTGCTTCGCAATTTCGAGGACCCCCTCGTGCTGGCCGTAACCGGCCTTACCATGGCGGCAGAGCTGGAAACGGACTCGCAGATCGCCTTTCAGCATTTTGGTGGTTTTTGCCGTGGTTTCAGGCGTCAGGTCTATGATGCCTATAACCTGGACCCATTCACCGGATGGCATGCGGGTGCCGGTGTCAACATGGCATTGCGCCGAACGATCGTTGACGCGGTGGGGTGGTTCGACGAGGCTCTCGACGCTGGAACGCTCAGTCTGGCTGGTGGCGACACAGACATGTTCCGGCGTGTGCTCGAAGCCGGATATCGGATCATCTACGATCCCGAGGCTCTGAACTGGCACCGCCATCGTCGCTCAAGCAAGGAACTGCAGCAGCAGATGTATGGCTACGAGGTTGCATCATTCGCGATCTTGACGAAGGCCCTCCTGTTCGAGGGAAACCCGCGTGCGATCCCTCGCATGTTTCGTTCGTATAGCAGGCTTCTTCGGCGATTGTTTCAAGCTCGACCGACACACCAATTCAGCCTGCCTTACAACGACGCACTAACGCAGGTCAGAGGTGCTGTGAGCGGCCCGGTTCGATATCTGAGGGCGCGGGTGAGGGCGCGAGCAGGGGAGGCAGGGCATAAGCGTGGTTGA
- a CDS encoding ABC transporter ATP-binding protein, with product MRQGAITVHDVGKRYRPQGGARSTTLKGYLLSGRSVVKSKSFWGLRHISFAVAPGQAVGVVGLNGAGKSTLLRLIGGVGRPDEGQIKVRGRIGALLDIGAGLTDDLTGRENIFLLGVIAGMRRTEVAERFDEIVTFAELEAAVENPVRSYSTGMRMRLAFAVAVHVRPDILLIDEALAVGDQAFQQKCIARVKEILNGGATIFFVSHDVSQVREICDHVLFLRGGRVVGYGPIDEMLPLYTSAVEAKVASVQHEPFAVTKLPVELVPQVSRFGNGELQIAAVALLNEQSTPTSTIVAGDRLSISLTYVGATRDRNAVIVIGIYAADDTCCFETDSKLAEFAPVVDTDTVRIETTLDRVDLAPGDYRVTVGLFSADWQQVYDYHAEVYPLAVTGPGPRKGMLNPPTQWQQVQSRPTATSPDHGSLGQHSLDRNS from the coding sequence ATGAGACAAGGCGCCATTACCGTCCATGACGTCGGCAAGCGCTACCGTCCGCAAGGGGGTGCACGTTCCACCACCTTGAAGGGTTACCTTTTGTCCGGACGGTCCGTGGTAAAGTCGAAAAGCTTTTGGGGCCTGCGCCACATCAGCTTTGCGGTTGCGCCTGGGCAAGCTGTCGGCGTGGTCGGGCTAAACGGGGCCGGGAAGTCCACTTTGCTGCGTCTGATCGGCGGCGTTGGTCGTCCCGACGAAGGGCAGATCAAGGTGAGGGGGCGAATTGGCGCCTTGCTCGACATCGGGGCGGGCCTGACCGACGATTTGACGGGGCGCGAGAACATCTTCCTGCTGGGTGTTATCGCAGGAATGCGGCGTACCGAGGTTGCCGAGCGGTTTGACGAGATTGTAACCTTCGCAGAACTGGAGGCGGCCGTTGAGAACCCGGTTCGCAGTTATAGCACCGGGATGCGCATGCGCCTGGCATTCGCCGTGGCAGTCCATGTGCGCCCGGACATCTTGCTTATCGATGAGGCCCTCGCCGTAGGCGACCAAGCCTTCCAGCAGAAGTGCATTGCAAGAGTGAAGGAGATACTGAACGGCGGCGCCACTATCTTCTTCGTGTCACACGACGTTTCGCAGGTAAGAGAAATCTGCGATCACGTGCTGTTCCTGAGAGGCGGTCGCGTCGTGGGCTACGGACCAATCGACGAAATGCTCCCGCTTTATACCTCGGCTGTCGAGGCGAAGGTCGCCAGCGTCCAGCACGAACCGTTCGCCGTTACGAAACTGCCCGTCGAACTTGTGCCGCAGGTCAGCCGGTTCGGCAACGGCGAACTCCAGATCGCAGCCGTAGCGTTGCTGAACGAGCAAAGCACGCCGACAAGTACCATCGTTGCGGGCGACCGGCTGTCGATTTCACTGACCTATGTTGGCGCCACCAGAGATCGCAACGCCGTTATCGTCATCGGCATCTACGCGGCGGACGATACGTGCTGCTTCGAGACCGACAGCAAGTTGGCCGAATTCGCCCCTGTCGTAGACACGGACACGGTGCGCATCGAAACAACACTCGATCGTGTCGACCTGGCGCCGGGCGACTATCGCGTTACGGTGGGCCTTTTTTCGGCGGACTGGCAGCAGGTTTACGATTACCATGCCGAAGTCTATCCTCTCGCCGTGACCGGCCCCGGCCCAAGAAAGGGTATGCTGAATCCTCCGACACAGTGGCAACAGGTGCAGTCGCGCCCCACCGCGACCTCGCCGGACCACGGCTCATTGGGTCAGCACAGCTTGGATCGGAACTCCTGA